The Pseudomonas sp. HOU2 DNA window CGCCGACGGCAGATGCTGGTCGACATTCTGGACTGCTGGAAACAGCAGGTTTGCTTGCCGGAGAACACCGATCAGACCATTGATCTGCGCCTGTCACAGCCAATCCTGGGAGAGCTGCCAGCGCTGGAGGTGAACTTCAGTCACGTGGACTACCTGACCATCGAGGGTGTCGGCAGCACTCAGGGCGTGCAGCGTTTTCTGGACAGTTTCTCCGGCCTGCGCCGTCTGGCGCTGCGCAACTTCCGGCTCGGCGACCTGCCGGAGGCAGTCAGTCGCTCACCACAACTGCGCGAGCTGATTCTCAGCGACTGTGGCATCACCCTGACCGCCGAAAGCCAGGCAACGCTGGCGGCGCTGAACCAACTGAAAACCCTCGATCTGTTCAGGAATCCGCTCGGACTCACGCCCAATGTCGAAAAAATGCCCCGGCTGAATTACATCGATGTGTCGGAGACCGGCATATCCGAACTGCCAACCGGCCTGCTCACGCGCCCGCAATTGCGTACCGCGCTGCTCAACGACAATCAGATCCGGTCATTGCCTCCCGCCCTCTTCGAGCTGCCCAGCAATGTTCCGGAAGGCTTCGATCTGAGCGGCAACCCGATCGCCAGCGCAGACCGGGAGCGCGTCAAACGCCACTTCAACGACACCCGACAGGACTTCGGCGTAATGGCCGAACAAGCTGATTTGCTGCGCGTACAGACGCTGTACACGCACATGGATCGGGAACAGGCCAGTGAGTTCTTTTATCTGCTACCTGGCGACCTGGCCGAGGGGCGAGTCGAACTTGCACGACTTGAGCAGGAATACAGCGACTTGAGTAGCCACCTCGACACCTGGGCGATCGACCATCCTGCCCTGCACCCAATCAGTGGCGAGCCCTTCACGATTGAGCAAGTGCTGAATGAGCACGCCGCACGCAACGAATTCAAATCGCTCATTGAGCAGTGCTGGCGCCGGGAAACCGAGCAAGACGAAGCGGATCAGAATCTGCAGCCACTGCATGACTTGAACCTGACGACCATCATCAGCGGCGACTTGCCAGTGCTCAATGCCGACTTCAGCCATGTCACCCATCTGTACCTCAGAAGCCTGCCGGGCCAGACGTTCGGGGTCGACAGGTTTGTCGAGACGTTCGCCAGTCTCAGAGGACTGACGATTTATCAATATCGACTGGAACACATTCCGCCGGCGGTGTTTCGCATGGCTGACCTGACCTATTTGTCGCTCTCACAGTGCGAGCTGACGCTCACGCCGCAAAACGCCCTTGAGCTTGCGCAAATGGAGCGCCTCGATCATCTGGACTTGAGTGACAACCCGTTGGGCGAAACCCCGGATGTCAGCCAGATGACCAATCTGTCAACGCTGATGCTGGACAACAGCGGCATTACCGGTCTGCCGCCGGGCATGCTGCAACTCGAACATCTGGAAATCGCCGACCTGAGCGACAACGCAATCACCCAGGTTCCCAGCGATATTCTGGAGTTGCCAGAAGAGCGTGCGGACAAATTCAGCCTGCGGGGCAATCCGCTCTCTGAGCTCAGCCTGCAACGGCTGATCGCCTACTTCCGAAAACACCGCATCGATTTTGGCGTGGAAGCCGTCATCGAACGGGCAGAAATGGAGGTGTCCACGTCCGAAGATTCGGGGGTCGATGAGTGACGTTCCGCGGGGGGGCCGCCGGGGTGTGTCAACCGCGCTCCGGCGGCACCGACGACAGCTCGAACGGACTGCTGCTGCGCCGCTGGTTACGATCTTCACGCGGCGTGGCGCCGAAGAAGTTGCGATAGGCGCTGGAGAAATGCGGCCCCGAGGAGAAACCGCAGGACAGGCCGATCTGGATGATCGATTTGCTGGTCTGCATCAACATCTGCCGGGCCTTGTTCAGGCGCAGTTCCAGGTAGTACTGGCTCGGCACGCGGTTGAGGTATTGCTTGAAGATCCGCTCCAGTTGCCGACGGGACACGCACACGTGCTGGGCGATTTCGTCGGTTGTCAGCGGCTCTTCGATGTTGGCTTCCATCAGCAACACCGCTTGGGTGAGCTTCGGATGGCTGGAACCGAGGCGGTTCTGCAGTGGAATGCGCTGGCGTTCGCCGCCCTCGCGGATACGCTCGACCACCAGTTCTTCGGACACCGCACCGGCCAGTTCCGCACCGTGATCGCGAGCCAGCACCGCCAGCAACAGGTCGAGCACCGACATGCCGCCACACGCGGTCAGGCGATCACGATCCCAGTCGAACAGGTGACTGGTGGCGATGACTTTCGGGAAGCGCTCAGCGAAATCGTCCTGCCAGCGCCAGTGCACGGCCGCACGATAACCGTCGAGCAGCCCAAGCTGCGCCAACGGATAGACACCCGCCGACAGACCACCAATCACGCAACCGGCTCGCACCAGTTGCTTGAGCGCGCTGCTGAGGGCCGGGGCCAGGGTGGTCGGTGGCTCATCGGCGAGCAGGAACAGTTTCTGGAAGTTTTCCAGCTTGCCGGTCCAGGCTTCGCCGGGCAGTTGCCATGCGCCGTCGGCCGTCGCTTCGGTACTGGCTTCGGCCTGCAGGAACGACAGTTCGTACACCACGTCCGGATGCACACGCTGAGCAACCCGCAAGGCCTCCTCCGCCAGCGCCAGCGTCAGAGCTTTAGTGCTGGGCCAAATCAGGAAACCAATTCGATGGGCAGTCATGGGCGGGCAATCCGAAACGAAGAACGGTGATGAAGGCATGGGCCAATGCTAGCCCGTAAATGAACGCAAATCTCGAAACCTGCGAAGCTCCCACTGTAGGAGCTGTCGAGTGAAACGAGGCTGCGATCTTTTGATCTGCAAAAACAAGATCAAAAGATCGCAGCCTTCGGCAGCTCCTACAGGGGATCGGAGCCAGCCTTCAGGCTGCGAAGCATGCACTATTCGGGTGCATATCGGCAGCTCTGATTACTTGAGGCTACCCGACAGGAATTGCTGCAAACGCTCCGATTGCGGATTGACCAGCACTTCGCGCGGGTTGCCGCTCTCTTCCACGACACCTTTGTGCAGGAACACCAACTGGTTCGACACTTCACGGGCAAAGCCCATTTCGTGCGTAACCACCACCATGGTGCGACCTTCCTGAGCAAGGGCCTGCATGACTTTCAGCACGTCGCCGACCAGTTCCGGATCGAGCGCCGAAGTCGGTTCGTCGAACAGCATCACTTCCGGTTCCATCGCCAGCGCCCGGGCAATCGCCACACGCTGCTGCTCGCCACCGGACATGTGCCCCGGGAAAGCGTCCTTGCGATGGGCCACGCCAACCTTGTTCAGGTAGTGCTCGGCCTTCTCGCGGGCTTCGGCCTTGGACACGCCCAGCACGTGAACCGGCGCTTCCATGATGTTTTCCAGCGCGGTCATGTGCGACCACAGGTTGAAATGCTGGAACACCATCGACAGGCGCGAACGCATGCGCTGCAGCTGTTTCGGATCAGCGGCCTTCAGCGCGCCGTCCTTGTTCGCTACCAGTTTCAGCTCTTCGTTGTTGAGCAGGATCTTGCCCGCGTGCGGCTGCTCGAGCAGGTTGATGCAGCGCAGGAAAGTACTTTTGCCGGAGCCACTGGAGCCGATGATGCTGATAACATCGCCGGCTGCCGCTTTCAGGGACACGCCCTTGAGCACTTCGTGACTGCCATAGCGTTTATGCAGGTCTTGGACTTCAAGTTTGTACATGCGGTCGGTTCTCACAAAAACAGTCAGTCAGTCGTTGAGCAAGCGCCCGTGACGCAGCGCTTCGCGCCCCGCCACCTTGGCCAGCCAGAAACCGGGTTGGGCATAGCGCAGCCGTTCAATGGCAAACAGCACCCCGGACGTACCAGCACATACCGTGCTGACCCGATCGGACACAGGGTCGATCACTTCGAAAATCTCATCCCCGGCTTCAACCCACTCGCCGGGTTTACGCAGAAAACTCACCACACCGGGGTGCGGCGCCAACAGTAATTCAGTGCCTTCGAACGGCATGCCTTCGCACGGTTCGCTGGCCGGCTTCGGCCACTCGCCGGTGA harbors:
- the argR gene encoding transcriptional regulator ArgR; its protein translation is MTAHRIGFLIWPSTKALTLALAEEALRVAQRVHPDVVYELSFLQAEASTEATADGAWQLPGEAWTGKLENFQKLFLLADEPPTTLAPALSSALKQLVRAGCVIGGLSAGVYPLAQLGLLDGYRAAVHWRWQDDFAERFPKVIATSHLFDWDRDRLTACGGMSVLDLLLAVLARDHGAELAGAVSEELVVERIREGGERQRIPLQNRLGSSHPKLTQAVLLMEANIEEPLTTDEIAQHVCVSRRQLERIFKQYLNRVPSQYYLELRLNKARQMLMQTSKSIIQIGLSCGFSSGPHFSSAYRNFFGATPREDRNQRRSSSPFELSSVPPERG
- a CDS encoding ATP-binding cassette domain-containing protein; translated protein: MYKLEVQDLHKRYGSHEVLKGVSLKAAAGDVISIIGSSGSGKSTFLRCINLLEQPHAGKILLNNEELKLVANKDGALKAADPKQLQRMRSRLSMVFQHFNLWSHMTALENIMEAPVHVLGVSKAEAREKAEHYLNKVGVAHRKDAFPGHMSGGEQQRVAIARALAMEPEVMLFDEPTSALDPELVGDVLKVMQALAQEGRTMVVVTHEMGFAREVSNQLVFLHKGVVEESGNPREVLVNPQSERLQQFLSGSLK